One window of Oscillibacter hominis genomic DNA carries:
- a CDS encoding GerMN domain-containing protein, with translation MRKRMACLLCALTLLVTGCAYAVRQSQPSDEDVYQLYYAVEDLEMVQGGDAISAETIPVTQLDPLPTREMAEALLTVLLEGPDTAALRSPIPAGTKLLGLEISGQHAHVDLSAPYGALSGIALTIADYCITLTLTQLPEITVVSITVEGQPLAYRNSQNFTAHDVLLSSTADVIRTLDVSLYFLDGAGSLVPEQRTLELYEGDTQALSLINALVSGPHGKGLSSALPEQFSVLSVWQEEGVCYLNLPSALLTDSTQTPEQQSLTVTALVNSLCSLDSVDSVQILVDGELRSFYGSISIEGLLYPTAS, from the coding sequence ATGAGAAAACGAATGGCATGCCTTCTCTGTGCCCTGACGCTTCTGGTCACCGGCTGCGCCTATGCGGTCAGGCAGTCCCAGCCCTCCGACGAGGATGTCTATCAGCTCTACTATGCCGTGGAGGATCTGGAGATGGTGCAAGGCGGCGACGCAATCAGCGCCGAGACCATCCCAGTGACTCAGCTCGACCCCCTCCCCACCCGGGAGATGGCGGAAGCCCTGCTCACCGTGCTGTTGGAGGGGCCGGACACCGCGGCTCTGCGCAGTCCCATCCCCGCCGGCACAAAGCTCCTGGGCCTGGAAATCAGCGGCCAGCACGCCCACGTGGACCTGTCTGCCCCCTATGGCGCCCTCTCCGGCATTGCCCTGACCATTGCCGACTACTGCATCACGCTGACTCTGACCCAGCTGCCGGAGATCACCGTGGTCTCCATCACGGTGGAGGGCCAGCCCCTGGCCTATCGCAACAGCCAGAACTTCACTGCCCACGACGTGCTGCTCTCCAGCACCGCGGACGTAATCCGGACCCTTGATGTGTCCCTTTACTTCCTGGACGGCGCCGGCAGCCTCGTCCCGGAGCAGCGCACCCTGGAGCTCTATGAGGGCGATACTCAGGCCCTGTCCCTCATCAACGCACTGGTGTCAGGGCCCCATGGCAAGGGCCTCTCCTCTGCCCTTCCGGAGCAGTTCTCCGTGCTGTCCGTCTGGCAGGAGGAGGGCGTCTGCTATTTGAACCTGCCCTCCGCCCTGCTGACAGACAGCACGCAGACGCCGGAGCAGCAATCCCTCACCGTCACCGCGCTGGTCAACTCCCTCTGCTCCCTGGACTCTGTGGACAGCGTCCAGATTCTGGTGGACGGAGAGCTGCGGAGCTTCTACGGCTCCATCTCCATTGAGGGGCTCCTCTATCCCACCGCGTCATAA
- a CDS encoding ComEA family DNA-binding protein codes for MIKTDWALLAITLSFLLVLTAMYFSDQSRRDAGTYTITTAQAAPEPTAPQVRPINLNTGDMDELTLLPGIGEVIARRIIDYREKHGPFQSIEEIMNVSGIGEATFADIKDQITVRASWVKGPPARYGKRPA; via the coding sequence ATGATAAAAACCGACTGGGCGCTGCTGGCAATCACCCTCTCTTTTCTTCTGGTGCTGACCGCCATGTATTTCAGCGACCAGAGCCGCCGCGACGCGGGAACCTACACCATCACCACCGCCCAGGCAGCGCCGGAGCCCACCGCGCCCCAGGTTCGGCCCATCAACCTGAATACCGGGGACATGGACGAGTTGACGCTGCTGCCCGGCATCGGGGAAGTCATCGCCCGGCGGATCATCGACTACCGGGAGAAACACGGCCCGTTCCAGTCCATTGAGGAGATCATGAACGTCAGCGGCATCGGCGAGGCAACTTTCGCGGACATCAAGGATCAGATCACCGTGCGGGCAAGCTGGGTGAAGGGGCCTCCCGCCCGATATGGAAAGCGCCCCGCCTGA
- a CDS encoding DUF1294 domain-containing protein, which yields MPLFLTAHLPEAHNDSFLVFLGSPWGLLSGYLLAINLIAFLIFGVDKWKAKRKKTHESTRRVPEKTLFLLAALGGSLGALLGMKAFHHKTLHKTFTIGIPLILILQIVIPLGLFVYFRFLR from the coding sequence ATGCCTTTGTTCTTAACTGCCCATTTACCGGAGGCCCACAACGATTCGTTCCTTGTCTTCCTCGGCTCCCCCTGGGGGCTACTAAGCGGCTATCTGCTGGCGATCAACCTGATCGCCTTTCTGATATTCGGCGTGGACAAGTGGAAGGCAAAGCGAAAAAAGACCCATGAATCCACCCGCCGGGTCCCGGAGAAGACCCTCTTTTTGCTGGCGGCCTTAGGCGGCAGCTTGGGCGCGCTTTTGGGGATGAAGGCCTTTCACCACAAGACGCTGCACAAGACCTTTACCATCGGCATCCCGCTGATTTTAATCCTTCAGATTGTGATTCCCCTGGGCTTATTCGTCTATTTCCGCTTTCTCCGCTGA
- a CDS encoding ABC transporter ATP-binding protein, whose translation MAIEITHITKSFRETRALRDVSLTLEGGHIYGLLGNNGAGKSTLLNIITDRVRADGGTVRIDGTENRSDEALSKVFLVGEQNFFPEDMRVKKALRTVASFYPDFDMALAERTAELFGLNLKQKITSLSTGYGSIFRIVLGLAVNTPYLFFDEPVLGLDAQHRELFYRLVLEKYAEHPCAVVLSTHLIAEAANLIDYAFIIRSGAILRQGPTEELMEGAYTVSGPAAAMEQYLSGRHVLSETALGGLKTACVQGQPDPLPDGLEIGGMNLQDYFISLMKEEDRK comes from the coding sequence ATGGCAATTGAGATCACACATATTACCAAGTCCTTCCGGGAGACGCGGGCGCTGCGCGACGTGTCGCTGACGCTGGAGGGCGGCCATATCTATGGGCTGTTGGGCAACAACGGGGCAGGCAAGTCCACACTGCTGAACATCATCACAGACCGCGTCCGCGCCGACGGGGGAACGGTGCGCATCGACGGCACGGAGAACCGGTCCGACGAGGCGCTGTCCAAGGTCTTCCTGGTGGGGGAGCAGAACTTTTTCCCCGAGGATATGCGGGTGAAAAAGGCGCTGCGGACGGTGGCATCCTTTTACCCGGATTTTGACATGGCCCTGGCGGAGCGCACGGCGGAGCTGTTCGGCCTGAACCTGAAGCAGAAGATCACCTCCCTCTCCACCGGCTATGGCTCCATTTTCCGCATTGTGCTGGGACTGGCGGTGAACACGCCCTATCTGTTCTTTGACGAGCCGGTCCTGGGACTGGACGCCCAGCACAGAGAGCTCTTTTACCGGCTTGTACTGGAGAAGTACGCGGAGCACCCCTGCGCGGTGGTGCTCTCCACCCATCTGATCGCGGAGGCTGCCAATCTGATCGACTACGCGTTCATCATCCGCTCCGGCGCCATTTTGCGCCAGGGTCCCACCGAGGAACTGATGGAGGGCGCCTACACGGTGTCCGGCCCGGCTGCGGCTATGGAGCAATACCTGTCGGGCCGCCATGTGCTGTCCGAAACTGCCCTGGGCGGCCTGAAGACCGCCTGTGTCCAGGGTCAGCCGGATCCCCTGCCCGACGGGCTGGAGATCGGGGGAATGAACCTGCAGGACTACTTCATCAGCCTGATGAAAGAGGAGGACCGGAAATGA
- the asnS gene encoding asparagine--tRNA ligase produces MSYTKVAAIYADSEALSGKEVQVGGWVRTIRDMKTFGFIELNDGSCFRNLQVVFADGEVANYKEIAGQNVGAALVVTGTVVLTPEAKQPLELRASSVRVEGTSSPEYPLQKKRHSVEYLRTIQHLRPRTNLFSAVFRVRSAAAYAIHEFFQERGFVYIHTPIITASDCEGAGEMFRVTTLDLENLPRTGDGAVDYGEDFFGKSANLTVSGQLNAENFAMAFGDVYTFGPTFRAENSNTQRHAAEFWMIEPEMAFTDLKGDMDVAEAMIKHIIRRVMERCPDDMNFFNSFVDKGLIERLSHVASSDFARVSYTEAVDLLKQHNDKFDYKVEWGCDLQTEHERYLTEQIYKKPVFVTDYPKEIKAFYMRLNEDGKTVAASDCLVPGIGEIIGGSQREERLDVLERRIRELGMKPEDYWWYLDLRRYGSCTHAGFGLGFERMVMYLTGVSNIRDVLPHPRTVGNAEF; encoded by the coding sequence ATGAGTTACACGAAAGTAGCGGCCATTTATGCCGACAGCGAAGCCCTGTCCGGCAAGGAGGTCCAGGTGGGCGGCTGGGTCCGCACCATCCGGGACATGAAAACCTTCGGCTTCATTGAGTTGAACGACGGCTCGTGCTTCCGCAACCTGCAGGTGGTATTTGCGGACGGCGAGGTGGCAAATTATAAGGAAATCGCCGGACAGAATGTGGGTGCCGCCCTTGTGGTCACCGGCACTGTGGTGCTGACCCCGGAGGCGAAGCAGCCCCTGGAGCTGCGGGCGTCCTCCGTCCGTGTGGAGGGGACCTCCAGCCCTGAGTACCCGCTGCAGAAAAAGCGCCACAGCGTGGAGTACCTCAGGACCATCCAGCATCTGCGGCCCCGGACCAACCTCTTCTCCGCGGTCTTCCGGGTGCGCAGCGCGGCGGCCTATGCCATCCATGAATTTTTCCAGGAGCGGGGCTTTGTCTATATCCATACGCCCATCATCACCGCCAGCGACTGCGAGGGCGCCGGCGAGATGTTCCGGGTGACCACGCTGGATCTGGAGAACCTGCCCCGCACCGGCGACGGCGCTGTGGACTACGGCGAGGACTTTTTCGGCAAGAGCGCCAACCTGACGGTCTCCGGCCAGCTGAACGCCGAGAACTTTGCCATGGCGTTCGGCGACGTCTACACCTTCGGCCCCACCTTCCGGGCGGAGAACTCCAATACCCAGCGCCACGCCGCTGAGTTCTGGATGATCGAGCCGGAGATGGCCTTCACGGACCTCAAGGGCGACATGGACGTGGCGGAGGCCATGATCAAGCACATCATCCGGCGGGTCATGGAGCGTTGCCCCGACGATATGAACTTTTTCAACAGCTTTGTGGATAAGGGCCTCATTGAGCGGCTGAGCCACGTGGCCTCCTCCGACTTTGCCAGGGTGAGCTACACCGAGGCGGTGGACCTCCTCAAGCAGCACAACGACAAGTTCGACTACAAGGTGGAGTGGGGCTGTGATCTTCAGACGGAGCATGAGCGCTACCTCACCGAGCAGATCTACAAAAAGCCGGTGTTCGTCACCGACTACCCCAAGGAGATCAAGGCCTTCTATATGCGCCTCAACGAGGACGGCAAGACCGTGGCCGCCTCGGACTGCCTGGTGCCCGGCATCGGCGAGATCATCGGCGGCAGCCAGCGCGAGGAGCGGCTGGACGTATTGGAGCGCCGCATCCGGGAGTTGGGCATGAAGCCGGAGGATTATTGGTGGTATCTGGACCTGCGGCGCTACGGCAGCTGCACCCACGCGGGCTTCGGCCTGGGCTTTGAGCGCATGGTGATGTATCTCACCGGCGTCAGCAACATCCGCGACGTGCTGCCCCATCCCCGCACCGTGGGCAACGCCGAATTTTAA
- a CDS encoding GntR family transcriptional regulator — MQFNDERPIFLQLAEQLEEAILTGVYEEETPVPSITEYSVAYQINPATALKGINLLVDGGLLYKKRGVGMFVAPGAREKLRRVRRERFYTDYVEKLVSEAKRLEMTREELAGLIERGFEDNGN, encoded by the coding sequence GTGCAGTTCAACGACGAGCGGCCCATATTCCTTCAGCTGGCGGAACAGCTGGAGGAGGCTATTTTAACGGGCGTCTACGAAGAGGAGACGCCGGTTCCCTCCATCACGGAGTATTCCGTGGCGTATCAAATCAATCCGGCCACAGCGCTGAAGGGAATCAATCTGCTGGTGGACGGAGGGCTTTTGTACAAGAAGCGGGGGGTTGGCATGTTTGTGGCGCCGGGGGCGAGAGAGAAGCTGCGCAGAGTGCGGAGGGAGCGGTTTTACACCGACTATGTAGAGAAGCTGGTCAGTGAGGCCAAACGGTTGGAGATGACCCGGGAGGAGCTGGCCGGATTGATTGAGAGAGGATTTGAAGACAATGGCAATTGA
- a CDS encoding DUF3021 family protein produces MKREIWTRLALGALYGVGVWFLLYSGGEPAGALVEACGTVGRARAAQVTAFAGFGLCAGLISLLWKRETMSFLKKSLISFLIVGTGMALWTWTLHGWDWQHQEGVNLWIGGTLILFVMDWARRFYGCRRDVDSIREKLKLTPPPSMLRWRETMPDMVLIAAVELVLPPLLRLVDARDFPVLTGLLYPYLVLPVVCFSSALSLGKRWGITPLYPVVCAVLTIPHIFWLYNSSALFQAGVAGAAALLGNLVGAAVRAYRKRNSA; encoded by the coding sequence ATGAAACGTGAGATTTGGACGCGCCTCGCCTTGGGGGCGCTGTACGGCGTTGGGGTGTGGTTCCTCCTCTACAGCGGCGGCGAACCCGCCGGCGCGCTGGTGGAGGCCTGCGGCACCGTGGGCCGGGCACGGGCCGCGCAGGTGACGGCATTCGCCGGCTTTGGCCTCTGCGCCGGGCTGATCTCGCTGCTTTGGAAGCGGGAGACCATGAGCTTTTTGAAAAAGTCCCTCATCAGCTTCCTGATAGTGGGCACCGGCATGGCGCTTTGGACCTGGACGCTCCACGGCTGGGACTGGCAGCATCAGGAGGGCGTCAATCTCTGGATCGGCGGCACGCTGATCCTTTTTGTGATGGATTGGGCCAGGCGGTTTTACGGCTGCCGCCGGGATGTGGACAGCATCCGGGAGAAGCTGAAGCTGACGCCGCCGCCCTCGATGCTGCGGTGGCGGGAGACAATGCCGGATATGGTGCTGATCGCCGCGGTGGAGTTGGTGCTGCCGCCGCTTCTGCGGCTGGTGGACGCCAGGGATTTCCCCGTGCTCACGGGGCTGCTGTATCCGTATCTGGTTCTGCCTGTTGTCTGCTTTTCTTCTGCGCTGAGCCTGGGGAAGCGGTGGGGGATCACGCCGCTGTACCCTGTGGTCTGCGCGGTGCTGACCATCCCCCACATCTTCTGGCTGTATAATTCCAGCGCCCTGTTCCAGGCGGGGGTGGCCGGCGCCGCGGCGCTGCTTGGCAACCTTGTGGGCGCGGCCGTCCGGGCATATCGGAAGCGAAACTCCGCATGA
- a CDS encoding sensor histidine kinase has translation MLILLNTYPLIVSENLVFQSKQSTLQNNVTVMVSALSGLDRLTEENVTTAMTVVEETGISRILVTDARGKVLYDTRETGGAVGSYALYTEIVQALDGNDTFYCSFSDDAFRSRASSPVLYQNQVIGSVYAYEYDTVQASLLRGFQSNLRSLSLVVGLLVLALSAILSRALTRQISDLLSAIRKVREGAYSHRAEIHGHDEIAQIATEFNSLTDRLQTTETARRRFVSDASHELKTPLAAIRLLSDSILQTEDIDPDTTREFVADIEREAERLSRITEDLLQLTRLDGDLLAPATEVELLPVVQQVMRMMELVATEKNISLTYQAPDSPCFVLSTRDEIHQVIYNLLDNAVKYSSEGGWVQLRLGNEADQVVLAVEDNGIGIPEEDLPRIFERFYRVDKARSRAAGGTGLGLAIVSDTVRRRGGSIAAANRSGGGTVFTVRWPAAGEGRQGE, from the coding sequence GTGCTGATCCTGCTGAACACCTATCCGCTGATCGTCTCGGAAAACCTGGTGTTCCAATCCAAGCAGAGCACGCTGCAAAACAACGTGACGGTGATGGTCTCGGCCCTCAGCGGCCTGGACCGGCTGACCGAGGAAAATGTGACCACGGCCATGACGGTGGTGGAGGAGACGGGAATCTCCCGCATCCTGGTCACCGACGCCAGGGGCAAGGTCCTCTACGACACCCGGGAAACCGGCGGTGCCGTGGGTTCCTATGCCCTTTACACAGAGATCGTCCAGGCCCTGGACGGCAACGACACCTTCTATTGCAGCTTCAGCGACGACGCCTTCCGCAGCCGGGCCTCCTCCCCCGTGCTCTATCAGAACCAGGTCATCGGCTCCGTCTACGCCTATGAGTACGATACGGTGCAGGCCAGCCTCCTGCGGGGCTTTCAGAGCAACCTGCGCAGCCTCTCCCTGGTGGTGGGGCTGCTGGTGCTGGCCCTCTCGGCCATTTTGTCCCGGGCCTTGACCCGTCAGATCAGCGACCTGCTCTCCGCCATCCGGAAGGTCCGGGAAGGCGCCTACAGCCACCGAGCCGAAATCCACGGCCACGACGAGATCGCCCAGATCGCCACGGAGTTCAACAGCCTCACTGACCGGCTCCAGACAACGGAGACGGCCCGGCGGCGTTTTGTCTCCGATGCCTCCCACGAACTGAAGACGCCTCTTGCGGCCATCCGGCTGCTGTCGGACTCCATCCTCCAGACGGAGGACATCGACCCGGACACCACCCGGGAGTTTGTGGCCGACATCGAGCGGGAGGCCGAGCGCCTCAGCCGCATCACCGAGGACCTTTTGCAGCTGACCCGGCTGGACGGCGACCTGCTTGCCCCTGCCACGGAGGTGGAACTGCTGCCGGTGGTGCAGCAGGTGATGCGGATGATGGAACTGGTGGCCACGGAAAAGAACATCAGCCTGACCTATCAGGCTCCCGACTCTCCCTGTTTCGTCCTCTCCACCCGAGACGAGATCCATCAGGTGATCTACAACCTGTTGGACAACGCCGTCAAGTACAGCAGCGAAGGCGGCTGGGTCCAGCTGCGGCTGGGAAACGAGGCGGACCAGGTGGTCTTAGCGGTGGAGGACAACGGCATCGGTATCCCGGAGGAAGACCTGCCCCGGATTTTTGAACGTTTCTACCGGGTGGACAAGGCCCGCTCCCGGGCCGCAGGCGGCACCGGGCTGGGGCTGGCCATTGTCAGCGACACGGTGCGCAGGCGGGGTGGCTCCATCGCCGCAGCCAACCGCTCAGGCGGCGGAACGGTGTTCACCGTCCGCTGGCCCGCCGCCGGGGAAGGGAGGCAAGGCGAATGA
- a CDS encoding response regulator transcription factor, whose amino-acid sequence MRILVVDDEKLLVKGMKFNLENEGYEVECAYDGAAAVETARDGRFDLIILDVMMPEVDGLEACMRIREFSNVPIIMLTAKSEDTDKIIGFECGADDYITKPFNILELKARVRALLRRSTGVQRSSGGTLTVGDITLDTEQRVAVREGRTVDLTAKEYDLIELLMRNPRRVYSRENLMNVVWGYSYAGDYRTVDVHIRRLREKLEKVPAEPEHILTKWGVGYYFKA is encoded by the coding sequence TTGCGGATACTGGTCGTGGACGATGAAAAGCTCCTGGTCAAGGGGATGAAATTCAATCTGGAGAACGAGGGGTATGAGGTGGAGTGCGCCTATGACGGCGCGGCGGCGGTGGAGACAGCCCGGGACGGCCGGTTCGACCTTATCATCCTGGACGTGATGATGCCGGAGGTGGACGGGCTGGAGGCCTGCATGCGCATCCGGGAGTTCTCCAACGTGCCCATCATCATGCTCACCGCCAAAAGTGAGGATACGGACAAGATCATCGGCTTTGAGTGCGGCGCCGACGACTACATCACCAAGCCCTTCAACATCCTGGAGCTGAAGGCCCGGGTCAGGGCCCTGCTGCGGCGCAGCACCGGCGTCCAGCGCTCCAGCGGCGGCACGCTGACCGTGGGGGACATCACCCTGGACACGGAGCAGCGTGTGGCCGTCCGGGAGGGCCGGACCGTGGACCTCACCGCCAAGGAGTACGACCTCATCGAGCTTCTGATGCGCAACCCCCGCCGGGTCTACAGCCGGGAAAACCTGATGAACGTGGTGTGGGGCTATTCCTACGCGGGGGACTACCGGACGGTGGACGTCCACATCCGCAGGCTCCGGGAGAAATTGGAGAAGGTGCCCGCGGAGCCGGAGCATATTCTGACCAAGTGGGGAGTGGGCTACTATTTCAAGGCATAG
- a CDS encoding D-alanyl-D-alanine carboxypeptidase family protein: MKMKRFASVFFILALVLSLVAVPLAAPAEEGDSAPVMEVAAKAALLVDGDTGEVLYAKNEHDELYPASITKVMTALLVLEAVDSGKLSMDEQITVTATALEGLADDGSSANIKEGETMSVENLLYCMLVVSANEACNILGERVSGSVDAFVERMNQRAEELGCANTHFVNATGLHDPKHYTSAWDIYLITKEAMGHPDFMTICNTAQITVPATNLSEARVLHTTNYLLSNWRAIGYTYSAARGIKTGSTSDAGYCLVSSAVEGSRSLISVVLGAERVSLTDGKTQTQSFSETKRLFEWGFNNFSRKTILTQADMIQEVPVSLSKDVNYVVAHPASDVEALLPNSLEPESLKRRVTLYQDTVEAPVEKGDVLGEVTLSYEDRDYATVKLLAYDSIEASRLLVLQKNVKDFFSKTIVKVILVILLLLVLLLAGWKLTVGRRRYRYGRKVGRGRNYRGRRR, encoded by the coding sequence ATGAAAATGAAACGGTTCGCGTCTGTTTTTTTCATACTGGCCCTGGTGCTGAGCCTGGTGGCCGTGCCCCTTGCCGCGCCCGCGGAGGAGGGGGACAGCGCCCCGGTGATGGAGGTCGCGGCCAAGGCTGCGCTGCTGGTGGATGGGGACACCGGAGAGGTCCTCTATGCCAAAAATGAGCACGATGAGCTCTATCCGGCCAGCATCACCAAGGTGATGACGGCCCTGCTGGTGCTGGAGGCGGTGGACAGCGGAAAGCTTTCCATGGACGAGCAGATCACCGTGACCGCCACCGCTCTTGAGGGCCTGGCGGACGACGGCAGCTCCGCCAACATCAAAGAGGGGGAGACCATGAGCGTGGAGAACCTCCTCTACTGTATGCTGGTGGTCTCCGCCAACGAGGCCTGCAACATCCTGGGCGAGCGGGTCAGCGGCAGCGTGGACGCGTTTGTGGAGCGGATGAACCAGCGGGCGGAGGAGCTCGGCTGCGCCAACACCCACTTTGTCAACGCCACGGGCCTCCACGATCCCAAGCACTATACCTCCGCCTGGGACATCTACCTCATCACCAAGGAGGCCATGGGGCATCCGGATTTCATGACCATCTGCAATACCGCCCAGATCACCGTGCCGGCCACCAACCTGTCGGAGGCGCGGGTGCTGCACACCACCAACTACCTGTTGTCCAACTGGCGGGCCATCGGCTACACCTATTCCGCAGCCCGGGGCATCAAGACCGGGTCCACCTCCGACGCCGGCTACTGCCTGGTTTCCTCCGCGGTGGAGGGCAGCCGCTCCCTCATCAGCGTGGTGCTTGGGGCGGAGCGGGTTTCCCTGACCGACGGAAAGACCCAGACCCAGAGCTTTTCCGAGACAAAGCGCCTTTTTGAGTGGGGCTTCAACAACTTCTCCCGCAAGACCATCCTGACCCAGGCCGATATGATCCAGGAGGTGCCTGTGTCGCTGTCCAAGGATGTGAACTATGTGGTGGCCCATCCTGCGTCGGATGTGGAGGCCCTGCTGCCCAACAGCCTGGAGCCGGAGAGCCTGAAACGGAGGGTTACGCTTTACCAGGATACGGTGGAGGCGCCGGTGGAGAAGGGCGATGTGTTGGGGGAGGTCACCCTCAGCTATGAGGACCGCGATTACGCTACGGTGAAGCTGCTGGCCTACGACAGCATCGAGGCGTCCAGGCTGCTGGTTCTCCAGAAGAACGTGAAGGACTTCTTCTCCAAGACCATCGTCAAGGTGATTTTGGTGATCCTGTTGCTGCTGGTCCTCCTGTTGGCGGGCTGGAAGCTGACGGTGGGCCGGCGGCGCTACCGCTACGGCAGAAAAGTGGGCCGGGGCCGCAACTACCGGGGAAGACGAAGATGA
- a CDS encoding LytTR family DNA-binding domain-containing protein, with product MEIEVKIEPERLEAKVVIYAPAMTPEVKALIDSLQPAAMDLIPGFRGSEASLLKIDSILRLYGEDKEVCAQTGGGVYTLKARLYELEQRLPGQFVRISHSEIVNLRQVAGLDLSLSGTIRMTLAGGTVCYVSRRYVKKIKEALGI from the coding sequence TTGGAAATTGAGGTAAAAATAGAGCCGGAGCGCTTGGAGGCCAAGGTGGTAATTTATGCTCCGGCCATGACGCCGGAGGTGAAGGCGCTGATCGACAGCCTCCAGCCGGCGGCCATGGACCTGATCCCGGGCTTTCGCGGCAGCGAGGCGTCTTTGCTGAAAATAGACAGCATCCTGCGGCTCTACGGGGAGGACAAGGAGGTCTGCGCCCAGACCGGGGGCGGCGTCTACACGCTGAAAGCGCGGCTCTACGAGCTGGAGCAGCGGCTGCCGGGGCAGTTCGTGCGCATCTCCCACTCGGAGATCGTGAATCTTAGGCAGGTGGCGGGCCTGGATTTGAGCCTGTCCGGCACCATCCGCATGACGCTGGCCGGAGGGACGGTGTGCTACGTCTCCCGGCGGTATGTGAAAAAGATCAAGGAGGCGCTGGGAATATGA
- a CDS encoding iron-containing alcohol dehydrogenase: MENFTFYSPTYFSFGDGAESQAADLVRRFGGSKVLIHYGGGSVMRNGVYDKVTSALSAGNIPFVSLGGVQPNPRASLVYEGIRLCRAESVDFILALGGGSTIDSSKAIAAGVPYDGDFWDFVTGRAHLSATLPVGTVLTISAAGSEGSNSCVITKDEGMLKWAFPGNDLLRPKFSILNPRFTCSLPPYQTACGITDMMAHILERYFTNTPEVEVTDRLCEGLLKAVLHAAGEVMADPQSYSARSDLMWAGMLAHNNLCGVGREQDWASHRIEHELSAVYDCAHGAGLAVIMPAWMEYVLPHDPARFAQFAVRVWGCEMDYSHPERTAREGIARFRAFLRSIGMPTNFRELGAREEDIPKIMEHERLKGEVHEGHFVPLGDADVEAILRLAARSN, encoded by the coding sequence ATGGAAAACTTTACATTTTACTCCCCCACCTACTTCTCCTTCGGCGACGGGGCCGAGTCCCAGGCGGCCGATCTGGTCCGCCGCTTCGGCGGCTCAAAGGTGCTGATCCACTACGGCGGCGGCTCCGTGATGCGCAACGGTGTATACGACAAGGTCACCTCCGCTCTCTCCGCCGGGAACATCCCCTTTGTCTCGCTGGGCGGCGTACAGCCCAACCCACGCGCCAGCCTGGTCTACGAGGGCATCCGGCTGTGCCGCGCTGAAAGCGTGGACTTCATCCTGGCCTTAGGCGGCGGCAGCACCATCGACTCATCCAAGGCCATTGCCGCCGGCGTCCCCTATGACGGGGACTTCTGGGACTTTGTCACCGGCAGGGCCCATCTGAGCGCCACGCTTCCCGTGGGTACGGTGCTGACCATCTCCGCAGCCGGCAGCGAGGGATCCAACAGCTGCGTCATCACAAAGGACGAGGGGATGCTCAAGTGGGCCTTTCCGGGAAATGACCTGCTGCGGCCCAAGTTCTCCATCCTGAACCCCCGCTTTACCTGTTCCCTGCCCCCCTACCAGACTGCCTGCGGCATCACGGACATGATGGCCCACATCCTGGAGCGCTACTTTACCAACACGCCGGAGGTGGAGGTCACGGACCGGCTGTGCGAGGGCCTTTTGAAGGCGGTTCTTCACGCGGCCGGTGAGGTGATGGCCGATCCTCAGAGCTACAGCGCCCGCTCCGATCTCATGTGGGCGGGGATGCTTGCCCACAACAACCTCTGCGGCGTCGGCCGGGAGCAGGACTGGGCCAGCCACCGCATCGAGCATGAGCTCTCCGCCGTCTACGACTGCGCCCACGGCGCGGGCCTCGCGGTCATCATGCCCGCCTGGATGGAGTATGTCCTGCCCCATGACCCGGCCCGCTTTGCCCAGTTCGCCGTCCGGGTCTGGGGCTGTGAAATGGACTACTCCCACCCGGAGCGTACCGCACGGGAGGGCATCGCCCGGTTCCGGGCCTTTCTCCGCTCCATCGGCATGCCCACCAACTTCCGGGAACTGGGCGCCCGGGAGGAGGACATCCCGAAGATCATGGAACACGAGCGGCTCAAAGGGGAGGTCCATGAGGGCCATTTTGTCCCCTTGGGCGACGCCGACGTGGAGGCCATCCTCCGGCTGGCAGCCAGGAGCAATTGA